A single region of the Plutella xylostella chromosome 26, ilPluXylo3.1, whole genome shotgun sequence genome encodes:
- the LOC105381023 gene encoding myrosinase 1, with amino-acid sequence MTVNLFVILCSLVLWVDNGVHSLQKPVRKFPEGFNFGAATAAYQVEGAWNEDGKGPSIWDDLTHTHPSPISDGSTGDVAADTYHLWKSDVELMKQLGLDFYRFSISWSRILPTGFADQINQKGIDYYDNLITELLKNKIEPMVTLYHWDLPSSLQKLGGFANPLIVEWFEQYARVVFDKFGDKVKYWITINEPKQICYEGYGSTAKAPQLNMTGIAEYICAKNVLLSHAKVYHLYDENYRYKQNGQIGISVSCTWYEPASDTIEDHQAAEDARQFDWGQYIHPIFSKTGDFPLSLKNNVRLRSKEQGFLRSRLPVLSSEEIVYIRGTSDFLGINSYTTKLTYRDASLEGMYPVPSYMDDMSAVMVKDASWPQAQSSWLQSVPWGFYKILTQVRYLYDNPAVWITENGWSTSGGLIDNDRVKYYRTYLGALLDAVEEGSNIKGYTAWSLFDNFEWMSGYADKFGIFEVDFKDPKRKRTPRKSAHVYKEIIRSRSLDMNYEVDDKTVLAPTQVVEKDYVEGY; translated from the exons CTTCAATTTCGGAGCAGCCACAGCCGCTTACCAGGTCGAGGGGGCGTGGAATGAAGATG GCAAAGGCCCATCAATATGGGACGACTTGACCCACACTCACCCGTCACCCATCTCAGATGGCAGCACAGGAGATGTGGCAGCTGACACCTACCATCTCTGGAAGTCAGACGTGGAACTCATGAAACAACTCGGTCTGGACTTCTACCGGTTCTCCATATCCTGGTCACGAATCTTACCTACTGGTTTTGCAGACCAGATTAATCAGAAAGGTATAGACTACTATGATAACCTGATAACGGAGTTGTTAAAGAATAAGATTGAGCCGATGGTCACGTTGTATCATTGGGACCTTCCGTCTAGCTTGCAGAAGTTGGGTGGCTTCGCGAACCCACTTATTGTCGAATGGTTTGAGCAGTACGCAAGGGTTGTGTTTGATAAGTTTGGAGACAAAGTGAAGTACTGGATCACGATCAATGAGCCCAAACAGATTTGCTATGAAGGTTACGGCTCCACCGCTAAGGCCCCTCAACTCAACATGACTGGAATAGCCGAGTACATTTGCGCGAAAAACGTGCTTCTATCCCACGCTAAAGTGTACCATTTGTATGACGAGAACTACAGGTATAAGCAGAATGGGCAGATCGGTATTTCTGTCAGCTGCACGTGGTATGAGCCGGCTTCTGATACCATTGAGGACCACCAGGCGGCTGAAGATGCCAGGCAGTTTGAT TGGGGTCAATACATCCATCCCATATTCTCCAAGACGGGCGACTTCCCTCTATCCCTGAAGAACAACGTCAGGTTACGCAGTAAAGAGCAGGGCTTCCTCCGATCCCGTCTACCGGTCCTGTCCTCTGAAGAGATAGTCTACATAAGAGGAACCTCGGATTTCCTCGGCATCAACTCGTATACGACTAAACTGACGTACAGAGACGCGTCGTTGGAGGGAATGTACCCAGTGCCGTCGTATATGGATGATATGAGCGCTGTGATGGTCAAGGATGCATCGTGGCCTCAAGCCCAGTCTAGTTGGCTTCAG TCAGTACCATGGGGCTTCTACAAGATCCTGACTCAAGTACGATACCTGTACGATAATCCAGCTGTCTGGATCACCGAGAACGGCTGGTCGACATCCGGTGGCCTGATCGACAACGACCGGGTCAAGTATTACCGGACGTATCTGGGTGCCCTGCTGGATGCCGTGGAAGAAGGTTCCAACATTAAAGGCTACACGGCTTGGAGTCTCTTCGATAACTTCGAATGGATGAGCGGTTATGC AGACAAATTCGGCATATTCGAAGTGGACTTCAAAGACCCGAAACGCAAACGAACACCGCGGAAGTCAGCTCACGTCTACAAGGAAATCATCAGGAGCCGAAGCCTTGACATGAACTATGAGGTGGACGATAAAACTGTTCTGGCACCGACACAGGTGGTGGAAAAAGACTATGTGGAAGGTTACTGA